The proteins below are encoded in one region of Manis pentadactyla isolate mManPen7 chromosome 2, mManPen7.hap1, whole genome shotgun sequence:
- the LOC118914995 gene encoding LOW QUALITY PROTEIN: small ubiquitin-related modifier 2-like (The sequence of the model RefSeq protein was modified relative to this genomic sequence to represent the inferred CDS: deleted 1 base in 1 codon; substituted 1 base at 1 genomic stop codon), which translates to MANEKVKEAVKTENKDHINVKVEGQDGSVMQFKIKSHTALCILMKAYCKXQGLSMRQIRLRFDGQPINETDTPAQLEMEDENTIDVFQPQTGSVY; encoded by the exons ATGGCCAACGAAAAGGTCAAGGAAGCAGTCAAGACTGAGAACAAGGATCATATTAATGTGAAGGTGGAAGGTCAGGATGGTTCTGTTATGCAGTTTAAGATTAAGAGTCATACAGCACTTTGTATA CTAATGAAAGCCTATTGTAAATGACAGGGTTTGTCAATGAGGCAGATCAGACTCCGATTTGATGGGCAGCCAATCAATGAAACAGATACACCTGCACAGTTGGAAATGGAGGATGAAAATACAATTGATGTGTTCCAGCCACAGACAGGAAGTGTCTACTAA